The Dehalogenimonas sp. 4OHTPN genome window below encodes:
- a CDS encoding YtxH domain-containing protein — protein MSSDSTGNFSIGLILGVAIGIGIGFMYAPQPGSATRALLKEKAIELSDKAEELADKVKEGASAARNNLENRLPPVAQ, from the coding sequence ATGTCCAGCGATTCTACTGGCAACTTCTCTATCGGTCTTATTCTTGGTGTGGCTATCGGCATCGGTATCGGATTCATGTACGCGCCGCAACCAGGATCAGCCACGCGCGCGTTGCTCAAAGAAAAAGCCATTGAATTATCCGACAAAGCTGAAGAATTGGCTGATAAAGTTAAAGAAGGAGCTTCGGCGGCCAGGAACAATCTGGAGAACCGCCTGCCACCTGTTGCCCAGTAA
- a CDS encoding glycosyltransferase family 2 protein — translation MNKPHLTIVVPTFKEAANVPILLEQVYSAMRGYPFDVLVIDDNSPDGTADIVRRFSKQFPASVIVRTDKRGLASAVVDGFNAAKGELIGVMDADLQHPPEVMSRLVAAVNQTGAELAIASRYVPDGSVGNWSFIRKLISRGAVFLAHLLLPSTRGIKDPMSGCFLFRREVIFGVGLSPVGYKILLEVICLGRSTKTVEVPYVFKNRRAGTTKLSMITQTDYIRHLVSLMRRTGELRRMLKFIGVGLSGSVVNLSLIALLREAVGFNYLLAGAIAFEISVICNFILNDRFTFSDRKRDGSRFVSRLWRFNTTSLGGLIIYVCLLAALTELMGLHYILSAAVGIIAAFGWNFFVNSTWTWK, via the coding sequence ATGAATAAGCCTCATTTAACAATTGTGGTACCAACATTTAAAGAAGCCGCCAACGTACCGATACTGCTGGAACAGGTATACTCGGCGATGAGAGGGTACCCTTTTGATGTTCTGGTAATCGATGACAACTCGCCTGATGGAACCGCAGACATTGTTCGTCGTTTTTCTAAACAATTTCCCGCAAGTGTGATCGTCAGAACCGATAAACGCGGCCTGGCTTCAGCTGTTGTCGACGGGTTTAACGCAGCCAAAGGCGAATTGATTGGCGTCATGGACGCTGATCTTCAACACCCGCCGGAAGTGATGAGCCGGTTGGTGGCAGCGGTAAACCAAACAGGCGCCGAACTAGCTATCGCCAGCCGTTATGTTCCGGACGGCAGCGTCGGCAACTGGTCATTTATCAGAAAACTAATCTCACGAGGCGCGGTATTTCTTGCCCACCTGTTGCTTCCGTCAACCAGGGGGATTAAGGACCCGATGAGCGGCTGTTTTTTATTTCGACGCGAGGTTATCTTCGGCGTGGGATTAAGTCCGGTAGGTTATAAAATACTACTGGAAGTCATCTGCCTAGGAAGGTCAACTAAAACCGTTGAAGTGCCTTATGTTTTTAAAAACCGCCGAGCCGGAACGACCAAATTATCAATGATAACCCAGACTGACTATATAAGACATCTCGTTTCCTTGATGCGACGTACCGGTGAACTCCGAAGGATGCTAAAGTTTATCGGCGTGGGGCTCAGCGGTTCAGTGGTTAACTTGAGTTTGATAGCTTTGTTGCGGGAAGCTGTCGGTTTTAACTACCTGTTGGCTGGCGCAATAGCTTTCGAGATTTCGGTTATTTGCAATTTTATATTAAATGACCGATTCACTTTTAGCGACCGAAAACGCGATGGATCAAGATTCGTGAGCCGGCTGTGGCGTTTTAACACCACCAGTCTGGGAGGCTTAATCATTTACGTTTGCCTGCTGGCAGCGTTGACCGAGTTAATGGGACTCCATTATATCTTATCAGCAGCAGTCGGGATCATTGCCGCCTTCGGTTGGAATTTCTTTGTCAACAGCACCTGGACATGGAAGTAA
- a CDS encoding AI-2E family transporter yields the protein MQSLHLTSRHWRSIVFVAILVVFFSIAYTLRSVLLPFFIGVLVAFILHPAVVWLESHVTFPEKLRRHRRVILVVIVLLLLAALIVLVASYMIAILINTVDQLLDNASEIVDAVMSYFSNLLESVRTQFSPDIQARIDQFVTDVTGNIGTALENLARRSFDLIPDTIGVIFGFAALPMFLFYLLKDWEKLGNALHNNLPRQAAIHTRNVLTIIGGVLGRYLRAQLLLGSIVGSVTFIGLLLMRVNFGLALLLALIAGVFEMVPTIGPWISGLFALIIILATYPDLVIWVIGLFLFVQLMENNLLVPRIQGQLLHIHPAVALLLLVLGAYTAGIWGILLAVPLTATIVQIFYYLNDASRLEDHLPLLHHDATIFQK from the coding sequence GTGCAATCCCTTCATTTGACTTCCCGCCACTGGCGCTCGATAGTATTCGTAGCGATACTAGTCGTATTTTTCAGCATTGCATACACACTTAGAAGCGTTCTTCTCCCGTTTTTTATTGGTGTATTGGTCGCCTTCATCCTGCATCCGGCTGTTGTTTGGCTCGAAAGCCATGTGACCTTTCCTGAAAAATTGAGGCGACACCGCCGGGTTATCCTGGTGGTTATCGTGTTATTGTTGTTGGCAGCTTTAATTGTCCTGGTCGCCAGTTATATGATCGCAATCCTCATCAATACGGTGGATCAACTGCTGGACAATGCTTCCGAAATCGTTGATGCCGTGATGAGTTATTTCTCCAATCTTCTGGAATCGGTGAGGACGCAATTTTCGCCAGATATTCAAGCCCGCATTGATCAATTTGTCACCGATGTCACCGGCAATATCGGAACCGCTCTGGAGAATCTCGCCAGGCGGAGCTTCGATCTGATCCCCGATACTATCGGTGTAATATTCGGCTTCGCTGCACTGCCCATGTTCCTTTTTTATCTGCTTAAAGATTGGGAGAAACTGGGCAACGCGCTGCATAACAATCTCCCCCGCCAGGCGGCAATCCATACCCGCAACGTCCTGACAATCATCGGAGGAGTACTTGGACGGTACCTCCGGGCTCAGTTATTGTTGGGAAGCATAGTCGGCAGCGTGACTTTCATCGGTTTACTACTAATGCGGGTGAATTTCGGACTGGCTTTGCTTCTGGCATTGATCGCCGGCGTATTCGAGATGGTGCCGACCATCGGACCGTGGATCAGCGGGCTTTTTGCCCTGATCATAATACTAGCAACCTATCCCGACCTTGTCATCTGGGTGATTGGTTTGTTCTTGTTTGTACAACTGATGGAGAACAACCTCCTGGTGCCGCGGATCCAGGGGCAATTACTACATATTCATCCAGCGGTGGCATTACTTTTGCTCGTACTCGGCGCTTATACCGCTGGAATATGGGGTATTCTGCTCGCAGTACCTCTAACGGCAACCATTGTTCAGATATTCTATTACCTGAACGACGCCTCCCGCTTAGAAGACCACCTGCCTTTGTTGCATCATGACGCGACGATCTTTCAAAAATAG
- the glgP gene encoding alpha-glucan family phosphorylase, which yields MDLQQLTSRMPGRISRLAELSNNLWWSWNLPARELFESIDARLWRTSGHNPVRLLAEVETKRLDSLAVDQEFLIKYDQAIGEFDSVIKDGNTWASRNYKGVFKKPIAYFSMEFAVHNSLPMYAGGLGVLAGDICKEASDLGLPFVGVGFMYPEGYFHQRISDEGWQIEHYRQLDFDLAPVSKVTMPDGSQFIMSLSLGDKTVFITAWEVKVGRSTLYLLDTNLPENAPGDRELSARLYSAGKDIRLQQEYILGIGGVRLLRLLGVDPAAWHCNEGHTSFLLVELLREHLLEGEAFEEAVDRVRAATIFTTHTPVPAGHDTFDESMIERYFCCFWESLALDRKRFMSLGQAYPGEPFNMTVLGMNLSKNINAVSKIHGEVSRRMWQRLYPQTPESAVPIRHVTNGIHVPTWLTPGMSKLFAKSFGSNWYQRRQEITFRQAVETLPDEALWQVHQDRKQRLAHYIREQARQEWGGIDVSSRRLVALGAMLDPEVLIVGFVRRFVEYKRPTLLFKDIERLKTIVRNWQRPVQFIFAGKSHPADYMAKELIHRVYSQATDREFEGRICFIEDYDLHLARYLVSGVDVWLNNPRRMLEASGTSGMKAAINGVPNASILDGWWHEGFTGRNGWAIGGSLKPEDPNTEDIQDASELYRLLEEQIIPMFYERDTADIPRRWLKICKEAIASTLFSFSASRMMMEYAEMMYVPIVQSAATVAIQSE from the coding sequence ATGGATTTACAACAACTTACGTCACGGATGCCGGGGCGCATCTCGCGTTTGGCAGAGCTTTCAAACAATTTATGGTGGAGCTGGAATTTACCAGCTCGTGAACTTTTCGAATCGATAGATGCGAGATTATGGCGAACTTCAGGTCATAATCCGGTACGCCTTCTGGCTGAAGTTGAAACCAAACGGCTCGACAGCCTGGCTGTGGATCAGGAATTCCTTATAAAGTATGACCAAGCGATTGGAGAATTCGACAGCGTCATCAAAGACGGCAACACCTGGGCATCACGAAACTATAAGGGTGTTTTCAAAAAACCTATTGCGTATTTTTCGATGGAATTTGCCGTTCATAACTCCTTGCCGATGTATGCCGGCGGCCTAGGGGTACTTGCTGGCGATATATGCAAAGAAGCTTCTGACCTTGGTCTGCCGTTCGTCGGCGTCGGCTTCATGTACCCGGAAGGGTATTTCCATCAGCGCATCAGTGACGAAGGCTGGCAAATAGAACATTACCGACAACTCGACTTCGATCTGGCTCCTGTTTCGAAGGTAACCATGCCTGACGGCAGCCAATTCATCATGAGCCTGAGCCTCGGGGATAAAACTGTTTTCATTACAGCGTGGGAAGTCAAGGTGGGCAGGAGTACTCTCTACCTGCTAGACACTAACTTGCCGGAGAATGCCCCCGGTGATCGAGAACTCTCAGCCAGGCTTTATAGTGCGGGCAAAGATATCAGGCTGCAGCAAGAATACATATTGGGAATCGGCGGCGTCAGGCTGCTTCGCCTGTTAGGCGTTGATCCGGCGGCCTGGCATTGCAACGAAGGTCATACATCGTTCCTGCTGGTCGAACTGCTCAGAGAGCACCTTTTGGAAGGGGAAGCATTCGAAGAAGCGGTTGATAGAGTCAGGGCTGCAACAATATTTACCACCCATACCCCTGTTCCAGCCGGACACGATACCTTTGATGAATCGATGATCGAACGTTATTTTTGTTGCTTCTGGGAAAGCTTGGCACTTGACCGGAAGCGCTTCATGTCCTTGGGTCAAGCCTATCCAGGCGAACCGTTCAACATGACAGTTCTGGGGATGAACCTTTCAAAAAACATCAATGCCGTGAGTAAAATTCATGGAGAAGTCTCGCGCCGCATGTGGCAGCGTCTTTATCCCCAAACTCCTGAGTCTGCTGTTCCCATTCGCCATGTCACTAACGGTATTCATGTGCCCACCTGGCTGACACCAGGAATGTCAAAACTGTTTGCAAAATCCTTTGGATCAAACTGGTATCAGCGGAGACAAGAGATTACATTTCGTCAAGCGGTGGAGACTCTCCCGGACGAAGCGTTATGGCAGGTGCACCAAGACCGTAAGCAACGGCTGGCGCATTATATCAGAGAGCAAGCGCGCCAGGAATGGGGGGGAATTGACGTATCCAGCCGGCGGCTGGTGGCTTTGGGAGCGATGCTCGACCCTGAGGTGCTGATCGTCGGTTTTGTCCGCCGCTTTGTTGAGTATAAACGGCCGACACTTCTATTCAAAGATATTGAACGCCTCAAAACGATTGTTCGCAACTGGCAGCGGCCGGTGCAGTTCATATTTGCCGGCAAGTCTCACCCGGCTGATTATATGGCAAAAGAGCTGATTCATCGGGTGTATAGCCAGGCGACCGATCGTGAGTTTGAAGGCAGGATTTGTTTTATTGAAGACTATGATCTCCACCTCGCCAGGTACCTTGTATCAGGTGTTGATGTCTGGTTGAACAACCCGCGGCGTATGTTAGAAGCCAGCGGGACTTCCGGTATGAAAGCGGCGATCAACGGCGTTCCCAACGCCAGCATTTTAGATGGCTGGTGGCATGAAGGATTTACCGGCCGGAACGGGTGGGCTATCGGCGGCTCCCTAAAGCCGGAGGATCCAAATACAGAAGATATCCAGGACGCCTCTGAACTCTACCGGCTGCTCGAGGAACAGATTATCCCGATGTTTTATGAGCGCGACACGGCAGATATTCCCCGGCGCTGGCTGAAGATCTGCAAGGAAGCCATCGCTTCGACGCTATTTTCCTTTTCAGCCTCCAGGATGATGATGGAATATGCTGAAATGATGTACGTGCCGATAGTTCAGAGCGCGGCTACCGTAGCAATTCAATCCGAATAA
- a CDS encoding YihY/virulence factor BrkB family protein, with product MTRRSFKNRFNRLKDRLLSITGIRLAVGTIEELGRDDASHLAAGVAYFAMLSLFPLLLGFIALAGIFLPSETVQQAILRFMEDNLPIAADIVVENIESIIASRNIVGAVSFIALLWTSSNMFTAIGVALNRSCGVSERRPFYLRKPRDIVLSLGAGFLFLVSGVLPTVFNLLPAVVIPFFGNTTNAALLAVGSILTWVVFIVMYTYLPTTRHPWHYIWPGAVLATALFEVLRYVFIYFVEQFSRITVIYGPIYSAIALMIWIYLSGLILLAGSVFNDQVRRLADGILTLDADKPI from the coding sequence ATGACGCGACGATCTTTCAAAAATAGGTTCAACCGACTTAAAGACCGGTTGTTATCCATTACCGGCATCCGTTTGGCGGTCGGTACCATCGAGGAACTTGGCAGAGACGATGCTTCCCACCTGGCGGCCGGAGTTGCTTATTTCGCGATGCTGTCGCTGTTTCCGTTGCTGCTAGGATTTATCGCTTTGGCCGGCATATTTTTGCCTTCCGAAACAGTTCAGCAGGCTATTCTCCGCTTCATGGAAGACAACCTGCCTATCGCCGCCGATATTGTTGTGGAAAATATCGAAAGCATTATCGCCTCACGGAATATTGTCGGCGCAGTTAGTTTTATCGCCCTGTTATGGACCAGTTCAAATATGTTCACAGCTATTGGCGTGGCCTTAAATAGGTCTTGCGGCGTATCCGAACGACGACCTTTTTATCTGCGAAAACCCCGGGATATTGTACTATCACTGGGAGCAGGTTTCCTATTCTTAGTCTCGGGTGTATTGCCAACGGTTTTTAATTTACTCCCCGCAGTAGTCATCCCTTTCTTCGGGAACACGACAAACGCCGCGTTGCTTGCGGTGGGCTCTATTCTTACCTGGGTCGTTTTTATCGTTATGTATACCTATCTTCCAACGACCAGGCACCCTTGGCACTATATCTGGCCGGGAGCGGTACTGGCAACAGCCTTGTTTGAAGTCCTGAGGTATGTTTTTATCTACTTTGTGGAGCAGTTTTCGCGGATTACGGTCATCTACGGCCCAATCTATTCGGCCATCGCTTTAATGATCTGGATCTACCTTTCTGGATTGATACTTCTTGCCGGAAGTGTTTTCAACGACCAGGTACGCCGTCTGGCGGATGGAATTCTTACGCTTGATGCCGATAAGCCTATCTAA
- a CDS encoding Crp/Fnr family transcriptional regulator, with amino-acid sequence MPEVPAVSIISSMTGSNVTLNIISKEELIARNPYFIGLSTGEMKEVFQLTFERQVGRGEIVTLEGGADRNLYLVASGALKIYNTSSGGKEQIVRLVRPGDSFNDVAAFDGGIVPATVQSLTPALLYSISGPALLERACRLGGLAPNIARLLAGRVRDLSSLVADLSFRPVSGRLARILLDQMNLESAPFLTQKDLASMAGTAREVVARALKGLEDEGIIMVDRHKIVIKDRVKLEDKAA; translated from the coding sequence TTGCCGGAAGTACCGGCAGTGTCTATAATTTCAAGTATGACCGGATCTAATGTCACGCTGAACATCATTAGTAAAGAAGAACTTATTGCCCGCAATCCTTATTTTATCGGGCTTTCAACCGGCGAAATGAAAGAGGTCTTCCAACTGACGTTTGAGCGGCAGGTTGGGCGCGGTGAGATTGTCACCTTAGAAGGCGGAGCCGACCGTAATCTCTACCTGGTAGCTTCCGGAGCGTTAAAAATATACAACACCTCCTCAGGGGGTAAAGAACAGATAGTCAGACTTGTCAGGCCGGGCGACAGTTTCAACGACGTCGCCGCTTTTGATGGCGGCATCGTACCAGCAACAGTACAATCCTTAACTCCAGCACTTCTGTATTCTATCAGCGGCCCGGCGTTGCTGGAGAGAGCCTGCCGTTTAGGCGGACTTGCTCCGAATATTGCCCGCCTGCTTGCCGGCAGAGTAAGGGATCTGAGCAGCCTTGTGGCCGATCTTTCTTTCAGACCGGTATCCGGGCGTCTGGCGCGTATCCTGCTTGACCAGATGAACCTAGAGTCGGCGCCATTTTTGACACAGAAGGATCTGGCTTCAATGGCAGGCACTGCCCGAGAAGTGGTGGCGCGGGCGCTTAAAGGGCTGGAGGACGAAGGTATTATCATGGTAGACCGTCATAAGATCGTTATCAAAGACCGGGTAAAACTTGAGGATAAAGCCGCATGA
- the rlmN gene encoding 23S rRNA (adenine(2503)-C(2))-methyltransferase RlmN, which produces MIEITAKSLLGLNRFELGSMAETFGEPTFRGNQIADWIYRKGIISIGAMRNLPSSILRRLEEEYCVGRPDLLKEQKATDGTFKLLLQLQDKCSVEAVGLPYSGRFSACVSTQVGCPVGCVFCATGLSGFKRNLTAGEIVGQVLELKARAEKPVDHVVFMGMGEPLLNYDATVKSLHLLAQELGISGRNLTVSTSGYVPGIMRLADENLQVTLAVSLHSTDDAMRQQLVPGLARWSVAEIVQACTTYVSQTGRRVTFEYCLIDGFNDSIPHARKLGVLLKALNCHVNLIPLNPIPDSPYKPSSTSRSSDFQNELIRCGVKVTRRQRKGTGIDAACGQLRQKSVA; this is translated from the coding sequence GTGATTGAAATAACCGCTAAATCCCTTCTCGGTCTAAATAGATTTGAACTCGGCTCAATGGCTGAGACTTTTGGAGAGCCAACCTTTCGCGGCAACCAGATAGCGGACTGGATCTACCGTAAAGGAATAATCAGCATTGGAGCCATGAGGAACCTGCCTTCGTCCATATTACGGCGCCTTGAAGAAGAATACTGCGTCGGACGACCGGATTTACTCAAAGAACAGAAAGCAACAGACGGCACGTTCAAACTTCTGCTGCAGCTTCAAGACAAGTGTTCAGTTGAAGCCGTCGGCCTGCCCTATTCAGGCCGATTCAGCGCTTGCGTGTCTACCCAGGTAGGCTGCCCGGTCGGGTGTGTCTTTTGCGCTACCGGATTATCCGGTTTCAAACGGAATCTTACCGCCGGGGAAATCGTCGGTCAGGTCTTGGAATTGAAAGCTCGTGCTGAAAAACCGGTTGACCATGTTGTGTTTATGGGCATGGGCGAACCCTTGCTAAATTATGATGCGACAGTCAAATCACTACACCTTCTGGCTCAAGAGTTGGGTATCAGCGGCCGCAATCTGACTGTTTCGACATCGGGCTACGTCCCAGGTATTATGCGCCTGGCTGACGAAAATCTGCAGGTTACGCTGGCGGTATCCCTCCATTCGACCGATGACGCTATGCGGCAGCAGCTCGTCCCCGGTCTAGCCCGATGGTCGGTAGCCGAAATAGTTCAGGCCTGCACAACCTATGTGTCGCAGACCGGGCGCAGGGTCACTTTCGAGTATTGTCTGATCGACGGCTTCAACGACAGTATTCCTCATGCCAGAAAACTGGGCGTATTGCTGAAAGCCCTGAACTGCCATGTCAACCTGATCCCATTGAATCCGATACCCGATTCACCATATAAGCCATCATCCACCTCCAGGTCGTCAGATTTCCAGAATGAACTTATCCGCTGCGGCGTCAAGGTTACCCGCCGGCAGCGTAAAGGCACCGGAATCGACGCCGCCTGCGGCCAGCTACGGCAGAAATCTGTTGCATAA
- a CDS encoding phosphatase PAP2 family protein: METLIRIDQSLTLFLNHVAGRLGFIDEVIKGLANDYFIMVGGALGLFFLWFGSRQREGRRTGQEIVLQAAAAIGLTTLTVYLVNIFFYRTRPFDEIAVNALLYQPTDSSFPANSASVLFGLAFTIWLGNRKYGRIFLTGAAAHSVARVIAGMHYPGDIAGGMMVGLAIAFFTRLVFKMLKPFIKHILSLGKIFYLAD; this comes from the coding sequence TTGGAAACGCTGATCAGGATTGATCAATCACTGACTCTTTTTCTAAACCATGTGGCGGGCCGTTTAGGTTTCATCGACGAAGTAATCAAGGGCTTGGCCAACGACTACTTCATCATGGTAGGCGGTGCGTTAGGATTGTTTTTCCTTTGGTTCGGTTCAAGGCAAAGGGAAGGCCGCCGAACAGGCCAGGAAATAGTTTTACAGGCCGCAGCCGCTATCGGTTTGACTACTCTTACGGTCTATCTGGTCAATATATTCTTTTATCGGACCAGGCCATTTGATGAAATCGCGGTTAACGCTTTACTCTATCAACCTACAGATTCTTCATTTCCGGCCAACTCCGCGTCCGTTCTTTTCGGCTTAGCTTTTACAATCTGGTTAGGCAACCGAAAATACGGCCGAATATTTTTAACAGGAGCTGCCGCCCACTCAGTCGCCAGGGTAATCGCAGGAATGCATTATCCCGGCGATATCGCCGGCGGTATGATGGTTGGTTTAGCCATCGCATTTTTTACCAGGTTGGTTTTTAAAATGTTGAAGCCGTTCATTAAACATATACTCAGTCTCGGTAAGATATTCTACCTGGCGGATTGA